A single region of the Ziziphus jujuba cultivar Dongzao chromosome 10, ASM3175591v1 genome encodes:
- the LOC107410379 gene encoding protein CHLORORESPIRATORY REDUCTION 42, chloroplastic, producing MAASISSATTIGVPCLKPLLQNSSLVQLNNTRTGKKSPSIISIKCEYSKELEIGSPVIVIEAPKMIKTAASVPCLRANSGLVKPGDVGRIVSRKPKDVWAVRLTIGTYLLDGKYFKPLDLDE from the exons ATGGCAGCATCTATTTCTTCTGCAACTACAATCGGAGTTCCATGCCTAAAGCCTCTTCTTCAAAATTCAAGCTTGGTCCAATTGAACAACACCAGAACAGGCAAAAAAAGTCCAAGTATAATCAGTATAAAGTGTGAATATTCAAAAGAGCTTGAGATAGGGTCTCCTGTGATTGTGATTGAGGCTcccaaaatgataaaaacagCAGCTTCAGTTCCATGCCTCAGAGCGAACTCCGGCTTAGTCAAGCCTGGTGATGTTGGAAG AATTGTGTCAAGAAAACCCAAAGATGTTTGGGCGGTTCGTCTTACAATAGGAACTTACTTATTGGATGGCAAATATTTTAAGCCCTTAGATCTCGATGAATAG
- the LOC107410380 gene encoding uncharacterized protein LOC107410380, whose translation MMVKIIPAAHLVGVLVLLLCCWSWMTAAEYMAYKDPKQPMNRRIKDLMSRMTLAEKIGQMTQLDRSVTTFEIMRDFSIGSVLSGGGSVPKMQATPEDWIDMVDNFQNGSLSSRLGIPMIYGIDALHGHNNVYKATIFPHNIALGCTRDAELVRKIGEATALEVRATGINYAFAPCIAVCRDPRWGRCYESYSEDPKIVQEMTSIILGLQGKGPKKGVPFVGGKKRVAACSKHYVGDGGTTRGINENNTVIDWHGLLSIHMPGYFNAIINGVSTVMVSYSSLNGVKMHANRFLITDFLKNTLKFRGFVISDWGGIDKITTPPGANYTYSVLEGINAGIDMIMVPMNYTLFIDTLTTLVENKFVSMSRINDAVWRILRVKFTMGLFENPMADKNLIDELGAQAHRDLAREAVRKSLVLLKNGQDADPPMLPLPKNATKILVAGTHADNLGYQCGGWTITWQGLSGNNLTTGTTILEAISDAVDPITEVVFSKDPDSDWVEAQNFTYAIVAVGEHPYAETAGDSLNLTIASPGEYVIDNVCGKVKCAVIIVAGRPVVIEPQLTNIDALVAAFLPGTEGGGVADVLFGDYGFTGKLSRTWFKTVDQLPMNVGDAHYDPLFPFGFGLTTDPIDTN comes from the exons ATGATGGTGAAAATTATTCCAGCAGCCCACCTAGTGGGAGTACTGGTTCTGTTGTTGTGCTGCTGGTCATGGATGACAGCAGCAGAGTATATGGCATACAAGGACCCCAAACAGCCTATGAATAGAAGAATAAAAGATTTGATGAGCAGAATGACTTTAGCTGAAAAGATTGGTCAGATGACGCAATTGGACCGCTCAGTTACCACGTTCGAGATCATGAGGGATTTCTCAATTGGCAGTGTACTGAGTGGTGGAGGAAGTGTTCCTAAAATGCAGGCCACTCCAGAGGATTGGATTGATATGGTTGACAATTTCCAAAATGGTTCACTTTCAAGCAGGCTTGGCATCCCTATGATTTATGGCATTGATGCTCTTCATGGTCACAACAATGTCTATAAGGCAACCATTTTCCCACATAACATTGCACTTGGATGCACCAG GGATGCTGAGCTTGTTAGGAAAATTGGTGAGGCAACTGCCCTTGAAGTTAGAGCTACtggtattaattatgcatttgCACCATGTATCGCG GTCTGCAGGGATCCGAGATGGGGGAGATGTTATGAGAGCTATAGTGAGGATCCAAAGATAGTCCAAGAAATGACCTCCATCATATTAGGATTGCAAGGCAAAGGTCCAAAGAAGGGTGTTCCATTTGTCGGTGGAAA AAAACGCGTAGCAGCGTGTTCGAAACACTATGTGGGTGATGGAGGCACAACCAGGGGCATTAATGAGAACAACACAGTGATAGATTGGCATGGTTTGTTGAGCATTCATATGCCTGGCTACTTCAATGCCATAATCAATGGTGTATCTACTGTCATGGTTTCTTACTCCAGTTTAAATGGTGTTAAGATGCACGCTAATCGCTTCCTAATCACAGATTTTCTAAAGAACACTCTTAAATTTAGG GGTTTTGTTATTTCTGATTGGGGTGGTATTGACAAGATTACGACTCCACCTGGTGCAAATTACACTTACTCAGTTCTTGAGGGTATTAATGCTGGCATTGACATG ATCATGGTTCCAATGAACTATACTCTGTTCATTGATACTCTAACAACCCTCGTCGAAAACAAGTTTGTGTCCATGAGTCGTATAAATGATGCAGTTTGGAGAATTCTGAGAGTCAAGTTCACAATGGGTCTATTTGAGAATCCTATGGCTGATAAGAACTTAATCGACGAGCTCGGTGCCCAG GCACACCGAGACTTGGCAAGGGAAGCTGTAAGGAAGTCACTTGTTCTATTGAAAAATGGACAAGATGCAGATCCTCCTATGCTACCACTACCCAAAAACGCAACAAAAATACTAGTTGCTGGAACCCATGCTGACAATCTAGGCTACCAATGTGGTGGTTGGACAATTACTTGGCAAGGACTTAGTGGCAATAACCTAACTACTG GAACAACCATCCTTGAAGCCATTTCAGATGCAGTAGATCCAATCACAGAGGTTGTGTTCAGTAAAGATCCAGATTCAGATTGGGTAGAAGCACAAAATTTCACGTATGCCATTGTTGCTGTTGGGGAGCATCCATATGCAGAGACAGCTGGGGATAGTCTAAACCTGACAATTGCTAGTCCAGGTGAATATGTGATCGACAACGTATGTGGGAAAGTCAAGTGTGCGGTGATAATTGTTGCCGGACGTCCTGTGGTGATCGAGCCCCAGCTCACCAACATTGATGCTCTGGTTGCTGCATTTCTTCCGGGTACAGAAGGAGGAGGAGTTGCTGATGTTCTGTTTGGTGATTATGGTTTCACTGGAAAGCTTTCTCGTACTTGGTTCAAGACAGTGGATCAGCTCCCTATGAATGTTGGTGATGCACATTATGATCCACTCTTCCCCTTTGGTTTTGGACTCACAACTGATCCAATTGACACAAATTAG